Proteins from one Peromyscus eremicus chromosome 8a, PerEre_H2_v1, whole genome shotgun sequence genomic window:
- the Znf672 gene encoding zinc finger protein 672 — MFTAPGVAAVGGRPYSCSECGKSFRYSAVLLRHERAHGGDKRFRCLECGERCARASDLRAHRRTHAGQTLYVCSECGQSFSHNSLLDLHLGTHRRRSHTCPCRLCGRRFPHIPALLLHRVRQHPPEKPHRCPLCARSFRQSALPFHLARVHPPETTTATAPSPSPLHHCTQCPRAFHSSAGLRNHSRIHVVLSLSEPGAEAHQCGVCGKSFSKSSTLTRHLQRHSGEKPYKCPECGKGFLESATLVRHQRTHTGEKPYACSDCGRCFSESSTLLRHQRSHQGERPHVCPTCGKGFGQRYDLVVHQRSHTGERPFPCPECGRGFTDRSDLTKHLRTHTGEKPYHCELCGKRFTCISNLNVHLRNHAGHKPHKCPECGKSFSVASKLALHRKTHLGERTAECTECGKFFSHGRSLSQHQRSHRRARAAAMAATTTTAVVTEVTVGPPLALTGPTEQERSGLLVSPFQETC, encoded by the coding sequence ATGTTCACAGCGCCTGGCGTGGCGGCGGTTGGCGGAAGGCCTTATTCCTGCAGTGAGTGTGGCAAAAGCTTTCGGTACAGTGCAGTGCTGCTGCGGCACGAACGTGCCCATGGTGGTGACAAACGTTTCCGCTGTCTTGAGTGTGGTGAACGCTGTGCTCGAGCCTCAGACTTGCGTGCACACAGGCGGACCCATGCTGGCCAGACCCTCTACGTCTGCAGTGAGTGTGGCCAGAGCTTCAGTCACAACAGCCTGCTGGACTTACACTTGGGGACACACCGAAGGCGTAGCCACACCTGCCCTTGCCGCCTCTGTGGCCGTCGCTTCCCTCACATCCCTGCACTACTGCTGCATCGGGTCCGACAGCACCCACCTGAGAAGCCCCACCGCTGCCCACTGTGTGCCCGCTCCTTTCGGCAGAGTGCTCTTCCTTTTCACCTGGCACGGGTGcaccccccagagaccaccacTGCCACCGCTCCTTCCCCCAGCCCGCTGCACCACTGTACACAGTGCCCACGGGCCTTTCATAGCAGTGCTGGGCTGCGGAACCATTCCCGCATCCACGTGGTCCTCAGCCTCAGCGAACCTGGCGCTGAGGCCCaccagtgtggtgtgtgtggtaagAGCTTCAGCAAGAGTTCCACACTCACACGACACCTCCAGAGGCACTCAGGGGAGAAGCCCTACAAGTGCCCTGAATGTGGCAAGGGCTTCTTGGAGAGTGCCACGCTGGTGCGGCACCAgcgaacacacactggagaaaagccaTACGCATGTAGCGACTGCGGGCGCTGCTTTAGCGAGAGCTCCACACTGCTGCGCCACCAGCGCAGCCACCAGGGTGAAAGGCCCCACGTGTGCCCTACTTGTGGCAAGGGCTTTGGACAGCGATATGACCTTGTGGTGCACCAGCGCAGCCACACGGGGGAGAGGCCTTTCCCGTGCCCAGAGTGCGGCCGGGGCTTCACAGACCGCTCAGACCTCACCAAACACCTGCGCACACACACTGGGGAAAAGCCTTACCACTGTGAGCTGTGTGGCAAGCGATTCACCTGCATCTCCAACCTCAATGTGCATTTGCGCAATCATGCTGGCCATAAACCACACAAGTGCCCAGAGTGTGGCAAGTCCTTCAGTGTTGCTTCCAAGCTTGCACTGCACAGAAAAACACACCTAGGTGAGCGGACAGCAGAATGCACGGAGTGTGGCAAATTCTTTAGCCATGGCCGATCACTGTCACAGCACCAGCGGTCCCACAGACGTGCTAGAGCAGCTGCAATGGCAGCTACTACCACCACTGCTGTAGTCACTGAGGTGACAGTAGGTCCTCCCCTTGCCCTCACAGGGCCAACGGAACAGGAGAGATCAGGGCTCCTAGTGTCTCCATTTCAGGAAACTTGCTAA